A genomic stretch from Legionella adelaidensis includes:
- a CDS encoding saccharopine dehydrogenase C-terminal domain-containing protein — protein sequence MTTSFPHKIIMIGFGGVAGCTLPLLLRHLEISPSRILVIDFLDKTEVLHPWIEQGLTFIQKQITRENLNAVLQTYVSTGDLLVDLSTYINSMEVLNWCHDQGVMYINTSLEIWDLDELSNKSFTELTLYARHMELRKNEKLWFDTKGSTAVLDHGANPGLVSHFAKIGLEDIAEKILRTKPQDPRRKLLEKFLNEDNFPGLAEITGTKVIHISERDTQVIHSPKKPNEFVNTWSVEGLAEEAIAPAELGWGTHEKNLPKNAASHIHGPQNQICLTQMGLDTWVRSWVPSGEIIGMVIRHGEAFSLSDYLTVWDNYKARYRPSVYYAYCPADYAINSVHEYKMRRFNLQPTQRLVKEEIIEGYDELGILLMGHDFNSWWVGSILDIHQARKLLPGENATLVQVAISVVSAILWMIKNPNRGVNLPESLPHKEIMKTAKPYLGKFVSRSVNWTPLTYKNPKYTDFAEPERNNENLWEFRNFLA from the coding sequence ATGACAACTTCTTTTCCACATAAAATCATTATGATTGGCTTTGGAGGAGTTGCGGGCTGTACGTTACCGCTCTTGCTACGCCACCTGGAAATTTCCCCATCGAGGATACTCGTAATTGATTTTCTGGATAAAACAGAAGTTCTTCATCCTTGGATTGAACAAGGATTAACGTTTATCCAAAAACAAATTACCCGCGAAAATTTAAATGCAGTTTTACAGACGTATGTTTCTACCGGTGATTTACTCGTCGATTTATCTACCTATATTAATAGTATGGAAGTGCTCAATTGGTGTCATGATCAAGGCGTTATGTATATTAATACTTCCCTTGAGATTTGGGACCTGGATGAATTAAGTAATAAGTCGTTTACCGAACTTACTTTGTATGCGCGACACATGGAATTACGAAAAAATGAAAAATTATGGTTTGATACTAAAGGATCTACCGCAGTTCTTGATCACGGAGCTAATCCCGGATTGGTTTCGCATTTTGCAAAAATTGGACTGGAAGACATTGCGGAAAAAATTCTACGAACAAAACCGCAAGATCCGCGAAGGAAATTGTTGGAAAAATTTTTAAATGAAGATAATTTTCCTGGTCTTGCTGAAATAACTGGAACGAAGGTTATCCATATTAGTGAAAGGGACACGCAAGTAATACATAGCCCTAAAAAACCCAATGAGTTTGTTAATACGTGGTCTGTTGAGGGCTTAGCGGAAGAAGCGATAGCGCCAGCCGAGCTTGGGTGGGGGACTCATGAAAAGAATTTACCGAAGAATGCTGCTTCCCATATACATGGACCTCAGAATCAAATTTGTCTTACGCAAATGGGGCTGGATACGTGGGTACGCTCATGGGTTCCTTCTGGAGAAATTATAGGGATGGTTATTCGTCATGGTGAGGCATTTTCCCTCTCCGATTATTTAACTGTATGGGATAATTATAAAGCCCGTTACCGCCCCAGTGTTTATTATGCTTATTGTCCGGCAGATTATGCTATTAATTCGGTGCACGAATATAAAATGCGTCGTTTTAATTTACAACCAACGCAGAGATTAGTAAAAGAGGAAATTATTGAGGGTTATGATGAATTAGGTATTTTATTAATGGGCCATGATTTTAATTCATGGTGGGTAGGGAGCATTTTGGATATCCATCAAGCAAGAAAATTATTGCCTGGGGAAAATGCCACGCTGGTACAGGTTGCTATTTCGGTCGTCAGCGCTATTTTATGGATGATTAAAAATCCCAATCGAGGTGTCAATTTGCCAGAAAGCCTGCCTCATAAAGAAATAATGAAAACTGCTAAACCTTATCTCGGCAAGTTTGTTTCTCGCTCGGTCAATTGGACTCCTCTTACCTATAAAAATCCTAAATATACGGACTTTGCAGAACCTGAAAGGAACAATGAAAATTTATGGGAATTTAGAAATTTTTTGGCGTAA
- a CDS encoding TMEM14 family protein has protein sequence MTLIPFTPEIRLDQITAENYWDISAKPKIERENIAKLLVESLTEQDFLLVVSHLSDVCFTVCGPLFIRQGASNFLADLIKRYVDTYDGEKIAELFNLEGPQGLGKYTFSQRTVALVNTLVTKAREKQAATGKPEYFDYLAANITNKVWQPIIANRLAPTHELAKQLQQFALNKEIGHKILHQCIIAYEEEAYADSVHSSPSYTYAFTWTQDQEQRYGIALDTLRKTINEVISKPHLKKDAEKIIIQIESHKLAKDINPDTLIACLVNNKQFLTARIRKEQYLEQAEKLKGVGFKILGGLMIAFAIALITSGFFLTSIPIGVNIAFLTGGFFIGTMGMRFFKKPDIKASDAENDRSELNVGIAL, from the coding sequence ATGACTCTCATTCCCTTTACTCCTGAAATTCGTCTAGACCAAATTACAGCCGAAAATTATTGGGACATCAGTGCAAAACCAAAAATAGAACGCGAAAATATTGCAAAGTTATTAGTGGAGTCCCTCACTGAGCAAGATTTTCTTCTAGTTGTAAGCCATCTTTCAGACGTTTGTTTTACTGTTTGCGGTCCTCTTTTTATACGACAAGGAGCCAGTAATTTTTTAGCAGATCTTATTAAAAGGTATGTTGATACCTATGATGGGGAAAAAATCGCGGAATTATTTAATTTGGAGGGTCCGCAGGGATTAGGTAAATATACATTTAGCCAGCGAACTGTCGCTTTAGTAAATACCCTTGTTACCAAAGCGAGGGAGAAACAAGCTGCCACTGGCAAACCGGAATATTTTGACTACCTGGCTGCCAATATTACCAATAAAGTTTGGCAACCTATTATTGCCAATCGTCTCGCACCTACGCACGAATTAGCTAAGCAATTACAACAGTTTGCTTTAAATAAAGAAATAGGTCATAAAATTTTACACCAATGTATTATTGCGTACGAAGAAGAAGCTTATGCTGATTCTGTCCACAGTAGTCCTTCATATACCTATGCTTTTACGTGGACACAAGACCAAGAACAAAGATATGGCATAGCCCTCGATACCCTTAGAAAAACAATTAATGAAGTAATCTCAAAACCACATCTAAAAAAAGATGCTGAAAAAATAATTATACAAATCGAATCGCATAAATTAGCTAAAGATATTAATCCCGATACCCTTATCGCTTGTTTAGTAAACAATAAACAATTCTTAACAGCCAGAATAAGGAAAGAACAATATTTAGAGCAAGCAGAAAAATTGAAGGGGGTTGGTTTCAAAATATTGGGCGGTTTAATGATAGCATTTGCGATAGCTCTTATTACCAGCGGCTTTTTCTTAACAAGCATCCCCATAGGTGTAAATATAGCGTTTCTAACAGGCGGTTTTTTTATCGGTACTATGGGAATGCGTTTTTTTAAAAAGCCTGATATAAAAGCAAGCGATGCGGAAAATGACAGGAGTGAGCTTAATGTGGGCATTGCCCTCTAG
- the pilV gene encoding type IV pilus modification protein PilV: MNLVAKLQQGFSLLEVLISVVILAIGLLGIASLQVNMIRYNHSAQLRSIAIAQAESMLDRMRANYTGVKSGLYNSLSGIPSLPSCTNCTAAESALRDLNLWNTTNSKLLPSGQGTVTKNGNHYVVTVRWDNNRTGVTGLGCSGNEKVDLTCLTMEVRL; the protein is encoded by the coding sequence ATGAATCTTGTCGCAAAATTACAGCAAGGATTTAGTTTACTGGAAGTTTTGATTAGTGTGGTTATTTTAGCAATTGGCTTGTTAGGTATTGCCTCCTTACAAGTTAATATGATTCGTTATAACCACTCTGCTCAATTACGTTCCATTGCCATTGCTCAAGCAGAAAGCATGTTAGACCGCATGCGTGCCAATTATACCGGTGTAAAGAGTGGACTTTATAACTCTCTGTCTGGTATTCCCTCCCTCCCTTCTTGTACAAATTGTACTGCGGCAGAGTCCGCTTTGCGCGATCTAAATTTATGGAATACAACAAACTCTAAACTTTTACCTTCGGGTCAAGGTACAGTAACTAAAAATGGAAATCATTATGTTGTGACTGTCCGCTGGGATAATAATCGCACCGGTGTAACCGGCTTAGGGTGTAGCGGTAATGAGAAAGTAGACCTCACCTGCTTGACCATGGAGGTGCGATTATGA